A window of Opisthocomus hoazin isolate bOpiHoa1 chromosome 11, bOpiHoa1.hap1, whole genome shotgun sequence genomic DNA:
TTGGGTAGGAGCTGGTTTACAAATAAATCAGCTTTCAAATAAACGAGATGGTAGGGTACTGAAAAATATTGTGTGCTCCcactacaggaaaaaaggaacaagctGGATTTTGGGatgctgcattttgctttacAATGGCAACTGTTTTGTTCAGCTGATTGGTCCTCCTACATGCAGATCTGAGAAGTCTCCAGCTTTGTTGTGTTGCTAATCTAGACTTTAAATACTACGCCTGCCATTCAGCTTTTGTTCTAGAGTCAGCTACACTCTTTGCTGTTGCAGGGGATAGTCAGAGTTTTTAATTTGTCATTCAAAGTGCTCTTTTGGTCTTCTCATTCTAAAAGGGTGCCACAGATAAAGGCAGCTTTCTGTCATTCAGTAAACAATGTTCATTGACTGGCTTTGCTGAAATTCAGGAATGCTAAGACTCTTGCTCTTAGCTTTCAAAGCTCCTTGCTTTTGGTGACTATGTCACTAACACTAGTTAGTGGATTGGTTAGTCAGTTTTAGGTAGTCACTGTGTTGTAATCCAGTCTCTCACCCTTCGCAGTGAATTCTGTCTGCTGGGCACCGTATGACTACGGATTGATCCTGGCCTGCGGGAGCTCTGATGGGGCCATTTCGTTACTGAGCTACACGGGTGACGGGCAATGGGAAGTCAAAAAGATCAGCAATGCACATACGGTAAGTCTGTTCCTTCGGAGCAGTACAGGGTTCTCGGAGCTACAGATAAGCACCGAGCTGATCCCTCAAAGAACTTGTAGACTAGATAAATACTGAACTACAATGAAATAATGCAAAACATTTTCGAGAATTAAGAATAACTTGTTTTAAATTAATCCAGAGTGGGAAGGTATACTTTGTAGTCACTAAAATGAAGTAGAAAACAAGACACGTGAAGGTTACTAAACAGCACTGATGATACTTGTTTATTAAGCATTATTGTTAAACACAGTGCTGGAAGTTACCTGGTAGGAAATGCCTTTGGTACTAAGAACACCTGTACAAACTGACTGAATAACTGACTCTGGAAAAAACTGCAGGACCTGTGTTTTTCCCAAAATAATAGAGATTTTTGCTTCAGCAGAACTTGAGAAGATAATGGCAGCGGCTCTCAATAAATGGAAACTGGGTTCTAGACCCACAggttcctgctgctcctgcattCCTAAATCTTAGCAACTGCGCATctcttgtgtttttttcagtttgtatcTGTCTCCACTGTTTGCATATCCAAGATGATACTTGCACATAAAACAGTTACCTAGCTACCTAAGGCTTTCTGAATAAGAGCATTGTTGAGACTAGACTGTACCTGGATTTCTTATTCATGCTGTATCCATCCAGCGTTGTGCAAGACTCCCGTTTTCCTAAGACGGGCTTACTCCTCACCCACCCCACAATGGAGAGTATGCTGGGTGTCCTCTGCCCCCTCagcagcttttatttatttatttaaagtaagCAACTTGTAATAAtgatattttttccattaaatagaTTGGATGTAATGCAGTCAGCTGGGCTCCTGCTGTTGTACCAGGAAGCCTTATAGAACAACCATCTGGTCAAAAACCAAACTACATCAAAAGATTTGCATCTGGTGGCTGTGACAACCTTGTCAAGATCTGGAAGTAAGCGCTCTGTTGCCAGACTTCAGAGATTGCAAAACTTGATATCCTTTATAGTCTTTGAATGTCCTTGTCAGTATCTCAGGTAGTATTTTCAGGACCTCTATGCTTTCatcttttaattattgttttagagaagtgctctgaaaatggaaacaactTAGTGATGTACAGTCTCTGACATGGTTATAACAATTTTCATCAGCTATGCTTAACATTATCTTGGAAAGTGGCTTTCTAATTGTCTTTGATTACCTCTGTCACTTGGACAATAGCAGATTTCTGTGCAGTAACTGAAGATCAAATACTCTTTGCCTATGCTGCTTTCTGTCCCCTGGCAGGGATTTTGTCTGTTTAAGCCATAGAGCTTTTTGGAGAAGAGCAGGGAACACTTGTGCTTTGTATTATCTGGATAAACCAGGAGTCTGAAAGTTACAAAACCAAAGCCTTCGAGAACAGGAGATGAGAAATACgactggctgctgctgccgcccttCTGACTGTACAAATGTGTTTTCAGGGAAGAAGATGGTCAGTGGAAAGAAGAGCAGAAGCTGGAGGCTCACAGTGACTGGGTTCGAGATGTAGCCTGGGCTCCATCCATAGGTCTGCCAACAAGTACCATTGCTAGCTGCTCACAGGTGAGGCTTGTGTTGGAGTGACAGAGGCAGGCTCTCGATGCCCTCGCTTCCATTTACTAGCAAAAAGGGGAAGGAAGTAAAGGAGTAGTAAGGATAAAACTGCTGTAACGGGTCCTCTTGGCAGTCCTTTGCTATATCTGGGTCTGTGCATAAGAGCCTTTGATTCCTGTTCCTCCCAAACTCAGAAGCCCAGTGGAGGCATTTCTGGACagaagtttgtgtgtgtgtggctctGTACCGAAGACTGTCTTTTATTTTGAAAGTCATGAGCAGGATGGTCTCACTGCAAGGAAGACCTTCAAACTAAAGTTGTATTTTAATGTCTCCGGATCAAATTCACTGAACTTCCagctaaaaatactgttttctaagAACTGGCATTCTTGATCAGCTCTGATGTCTTCAGCCTTCATATTGACTTGTAGTGTTCTGGCTGCTAATAATTCTGTAAATGCTATTTTTTTATAGCATAGAAGACTACTCAGTAATCTGCTCACTTGCTGTCGTATGACTGGGAAGCAAAATCTCATTCTGGGGAAAAATTCAGCTGATATATGCATTTTGCAAGCTCGTCTCTGGTGTTTGCAAGTCACCTTCTGCATGTCATTTTTCTCATCTGAAAGCTATACTCCTATCTTGCTTTTAGCTATAGCAAGAAAACAGCCCCCTTTGCTGTGTTGAGCAAAAATGCATGTAAACACATCTAGGGTTTGTATCGGAGCTGTGATTTGGAAGTGCAGCCGTAAGTGCAGTCCAGGTTGTTTTTTGTGTTACAACCAGTGGTCCAACCGCCTTGGTCTGCTTGCTTTTGTAGGATGGCAGAGTGTTTATCTGGACATGTGATGATGCCTCTGGAAATTCATGGTCACCAAAGCTGCTGCACAAGTTCAATGATGTTGTCTGGCATGTGAGTTGGTCCATTACTGCAAATATTCTTGCAGTGTCTGGAGGAGACAATAAAGTGAGTACTGCTGCCTTGGCTTTTACTCCTCCATGGTATGTGTTCAGAAGAGCTGAGATGAGACAGGCTGttgtcacttttttttaacttgactgTTGTAGATTTGCTGCaatagtgaattttttttcttttgacttatCAAAAGGTGAGGAAGACCTTAACTGTTGGCAAACAGTTTGCACTGCATTCTTGGTCCTTACTGGAGATTAGAAATGCAGGTGTAACTTTATTTTGTAGGGTACTAACAGCAGAGTTCATATACTCTGTTTTTACCACTGGATGACTATTCAGTATACAGCGACAAATAACTTGATACTTAGAACAATGCTGCAACGCTTGACTTATGTAACTTAGACTGTCACCAAATTAGTGATGTGATGATTGCAAGGAAGTGGGATACTGAGACTATATTAAGGCTGAAACTTCTTCCTGATCTGTTTTTGAGGTCACGCTATGGAAGGAATCAGTAGATGGACTGTGGGCATGTATCAGCGATGTCAACAAGGGCCAAGGAGGGGTGTCTGCCGTCACAGAGGGGCAGCAGAATGAGCAGTGAAGCACGAGCGAATGTTCCAGCTGCCACAAGTGATCACTATACCTGATTTGCAATATTTCGTGAACCGGATGCGAACTGATTTTATCCAAACTGGACACGAACATGGAAAACAACAATTACCCAATTTTATGAGCGCTCTATAACTATTACTGGGAGGCTATAATATGTTGATAATCAGCCTTAATTGACATTCCCTTAAATTTAAGGTAAAGGGCATAGCAAAGTACTGTGCCTTGTACTACTCCTTGATGCTGCAGAAATTGTACCCTGCTTTTCTGGTTTCAGGATCAAATTGAATTGGATATGCTGTGGTCAGACCTCAAGCACTTGAGTAGGAAGAAGAAGAGGCTATCATAGTGTCGAGGTGTGAACTCCTTTCTGCAAGGCGACAATACTCTATCCCTTCAAAGGCCAGAACTTTGTTTCAAGTGAAGGGCTGGTGGAGTTTTCAGTATTAGATGACAACATGCTAGCTAGCCCTTCTGGGAGTAGTGAAGTGGTGCTTAGATCTTCCTGAAAATAAAGTGCTTGGATATGTAAAAGTCTCTGTGTTTTCCTGAAGATGAAAAGGAGTAGTGGAACGCATATGTCTTTTGCTTTACAGTAATCTCAAACTTGGTTATTTAATGAACATCAATAAATCAAACCataatttgaagtttggggtttttttagccacACTTCTGTACTGTACCTCAGGTTTTTGTGTTGTTATACCAACAGAATAAAGTCCTATTGGTTAAAGCCTGGTGTGCTGTATTTAACAGTCTTCACAGGGGCCCTGCCACTGGAGAAGATGCTAGGGGACATGCTTGAAAAGAATGCTAAAGGTACTGCCAAGCAAGTCATAAAAGCAGAGctttttacaagaaaaacaacaacaaaccaccaaaccaaaacattaacACCATAAACCAAACAACTTCTGTCATCTGATTTGTCGTGTAAGACATTCAGAGCAGCATTTCAGAAGTGATTTGGACTAAGTTACCACTAAAAGAACCACTGAAGTATCTGAGGTTCAGAAACTGCTAGCTGAACTTTGAAGAATCACATTAAAGTATTAAGCAGAAGGGTGAGGCTTCCTTTCCTTACACTATCAatctgcaccccccaccccaatccCAGCATATACGTTTCCAGGTGATCTAGAGAAAAAACTGTGGACCTCTCAATatcttttctgctttgcaaataTGACATCAACCTCAAGAGGGTAGTATAACCTAGCAGTCCACAACGATCACGAGGACAAAACAAGCTCGGGTGATTTCTAACCCGCCTAGTACAAACTGATGCTCCCTATTTTCTTCCAAGTATCCTACTCAGCGAGATTTTTTGTACACTCTCCCTTGCTTTAGAGGCAGAAGAATAAGTAAGCAAAGCAATGAATTCCACAAGAGTGCTCCAGGAATGGTTCTACGACAGTGTAGCTCCCAGTAAAGCAATGCCTGCAGAGCAAAGCACTGGACTAGCACCATGACAACCTGactgcatccacagcttctctgggcaacctgctgcagCGTATCACCACCCTCATCAAACAATTTATTCCTTGTATCTattgtaaatctaccctcttttagtttaaaaccattaccccttgtcctagcaCCGCATCCACAGAAGGCAGTTTGCACCTGATTCCTGACTTCAACAGTTTAAAAGTGACTAATATATTAAAGGATCCTTGCATATGGAGGCAGAAGTGATTTAGTTCAATATTTCTGATGTATAATTATTTGTCCATCTCTAGACTTCCCTTAAAAGTACAATTTGCCCtggtacagaaaaataaaataacctatGTTACTCCTACAACATCTGCTCTAGGAGTTTTCCAAACAACTATGCAATCTATTCAAGAAAATAAACTAGATCTCTACCCTCTGACACAATACAAACAATTTCTAAACTGGCATTCTCGTTATCTTATTACTGAGCAATGACATGGAGGTAAAAAACATCTAGCAGAAGCTGGGTAATGACCTGGGTATTCACTACAACTGGCTGTCCTAACCCAAATACTGCATACGACGAATGCCAGGAAGGTGACCTAGCCAAGACGCAAGGAATtatttaacaacagaaaaaaacaaacaaacaaacaaacaaaaaaaaaccccaaaccaaatcaaaagccaaaaagcatgtttttttctctgtcaacTCAGATCCAGTTTCTATTCACTTGGTAATAATGTTTCCAAGAAAGTCAAGAACTTCACCAAACTCATCTTTCTCCTCAGATTTCAGCAACCAGAAGGAATGGATTCTTGCAgagctgaaaagcaaaacaaccccTAAAACAATATTCCTTTATGCACTCGATGACAGTACGACAAAGCACTCTTATGTGATCTGGAGCCATCCACAAAGTTACACAAATATTTGATTATGTCCTTAAATATTATTTGGATGAGAGAGCagcaggggagaaggaaaaagatgAGTGTGCTTCTGTGTTAGTCCCAAGTCATTCATGCAGATTTCCCTAACCAGAAGCTATTTTGGGATCAGTCACCATTCCAGTATTACTGAAGTGCCCacaattaagatttttttcatgctgcAGCTGAATATGCTTATTGCTTTGCGGTTTATTCTTACTAATAATTTGAGATGATgaatgaaatatattaaaaaaaaaaatcacattaggaaaaggcaaatgcagccACCACAGGACTCACTTTCAGCTGTAATCAATCTCCCCAAATTGAAGAGGATGCAGTATTATTTCTGTCTTCCAAAACCCTTAAGAAAAGTAAAAGTTGTTTTTTACCCCACTAATTTGAGATGATTATTCAATAGTGAAAATGAAATAAGGTGCTAATTAATCTATAATCAACCTAGTTCCtacgcaaaaaaaaaattaaaaaatactgataGTGACATCACATTAAAGAAATAACAACCAAGAGTCTCTCAAAATAAGCAGCTAGTATTTCATGATGACTTTAACTGTTTAATTCGTTATAGATTAGGGAAGTGGAAAATATCCAGTCACTTCAATTGTAACAGTTCCCCAATCTAAAGAATGATCTAATGCTTTTCTccaccccccttcccccaccaCCACTGGCCCCCCCCCTCCTCAATTGTACATCACTAGACTGGGCTTTACAAAGCCAGGAAACTCCTAAAGCAAGAAACAGACTAAAAACATTCCATCctcttaatttaaattttttgagAACAATTCTAACCATTAAATCCCACAAATATTTCAACACATCCATTCAAAGACATACTcaccacccttttttttttttggttcatcCACAAATGCAGACTTTGGAGAGGCTTCTTCAGTGCCTGCGCTTCAACAAGTCACAGGGTGTCCTTCAGAGCCCGTCAGAACAACAACTGGACAGCCGCAGGTTCCTTCACCTGCTtgtcttttctgtctgtcttAGCACAGTTGCAATTGTCACCCTTCTTCAAGTTTTGGAATGGCACAGACGCTTCTTGAGGAGCAACCAAGCTTACAAGACTTCTACACTGTGGACCATCAGCCTGAACTTCACCTGGCAGAGGTATCTCCTCTCTGACCGTTCGCCCTACTGACTTCCTCAACATGCTGCCTTAAGGCACGTTACAGCCGATCACTGAtgctctgttttctgcttcctgaGATCTCCAGTCTGTTGATCTCTCAGGTCACacctattttctgttctttgcatGGTATTTACCTTATCACGCTCCGGTTTATTTTCAAGCTAGAAAACAAGTGACAAGTCTTTTTCTTAGTAACATGTTTAAGCAGCTTTGAACAACTAAACAGATAGTATGTGAGTTAGGGGAGAAGAGCAACCTAAAGCATGAGAACTACCCCCCCGGCCCCTGAAAGAGGAAGGTGCTATAAAACTCTGCATCTAGCCAGTGTGATAACTGGAAACGGAGTACTCTGATTCCCTGCGGTTTTGCTCTCATCACACTTATGCTTACAATAAAACACATCAGTATTTGTCTACCTGAATGGAaatattaaatcacagaatcccagcatggcaggggttggaagggacctctgtgggtcacccagtccaaccccctgcccaagcagggtcacccagagcaggctgcacagcaccgtgtccaggcgggtctggaatatctccagagaaggagactccacagcctccctgggcagcctgggccagggctccgtcaccctcagagggaagaagttcttcctcatgttcagctggagcttcctctgcttcagtttgtgcccattgccccttgtcctgtcactgggcactactgaaaagagtctggccccgtcctcctgacacccaccctacagatatttataagcatttctaaggtcccctctcagccttctcttctccaggctaaacaagcccagctccctcagcctttcctcatagcacagatgctccagtcccctcatcatcctcgtagcccactgctggactctctccagtagttagtcatctttcttgaactggggagcccagaactggacacagtactctagatggggcctcactagggcagagtagaggggaagtagaacctccctcgacctactggccacactcttcttaatgcaccccaggattccattggccttcttggcagccagggcacactgctggctcatggttaacctgtcgtccaccaggacacccaggtccctctccgcagagctgctctccagcaggtccgccccagcctgtactggtgcatggggttgttcctctgcaggtgcaggaccctgcacttgccctcgttgaacctcatcaggttcctctgcacccaactctccagcctgtccaggtctcactggatggcagcacagcctgccggtgtatccaccactcctcccagtttggtgtcatcagcaaacttgctgagggtacattctaactcttcatccaggtcattgatgaagaagttgaacaagactaggcccagtactgacccctggggaacaccactagttaccggcctccaactagactctgtgccgctgatgacaaccctaaATGACCATCAGACATCACAGGATATTAAATGAGGTTCAGACAACATTATCTAATTATACAGATAAAAAAAGGGTAAATAGTTAAAGAGAATTCAGCTGGTTTTGGCCAACACAAACTCAGTGAATGTTATGGTTTCATAGTCtcatttgttaaaataaaaatctgcctTTTAGAAAGCCTGAGGGTCTATAGAAACAACCAACTAcagtaagcaaagcaaaaaaaaaaaaaaaaagtagctctgCTGCAACAAAGGATTTTTACATCAGCTTTATAATGAAAAGTGAAGTACTTTCTCAATCCATTATGTTCATTCTTGCAGTTTGTGACAAGAACAGGAAGCCAAGAGTTGAAAGACTTCCACAAAGAAACATTACTTCATAGCTAAAACCAGGAGTGACAGGAACAACACTAGACATCTTTAAAGTAAGGGAACAA
This region includes:
- the SEC13 gene encoding protein SEC13 homolog; this translates as MVSVINTVDTSHEDMIHDAQMDYYGTRLATCSSDRSVKIFDVRNGGQILIADLRGHEGPVWQVAWAHPMYGNILASCSYDRKVIIWKEENGTWEKTYEYTGHDSSVNSVCWAPYDYGLILACGSSDGAISLLSYTGDGQWEVKKISNAHTIGCNAVSWAPAVVPGSLIEQPSGQKPNYIKRFASGGCDNLVKIWKEEDGQWKEEQKLEAHSDWVRDVAWAPSIGLPTSTIASCSQDGRVFIWTCDDASGNSWSPKLLHKFNDVVWHVSWSITANILAVSGGDNKVTLWKESVDGLWACISDVNKGQGGVSAVTEGQQNEQ